DNA sequence from the Thermodesulfitimonas autotrophica genome:
CCCGGTAGGTGAGGTGTTCCGGCCCGCCGAGGTCGATAGTCCGCCGGATGGTGCGCGGGTCTTCAAGGGCCAAACGAACGCAGCGGGCGACATCCGCGGCGGCAACCGGCTGAAAGAGCGTCTTGCTGGCGGGATAGAAGACGAAAGGCGGCGGGGAGAAGCGCACCGATTGCTCCATCCGGTCGAAGAAGCCGAAGCCGGGCCCGAAAACCACTGACGGCCGGAGAATCGTCCACGCCAGGCTGCTGTTCCGGACGATCTCCTCCGCTTCCCACTTGGAGTGGGCGTAGCGGTAGGCCGGCCCGGGCTTCACGCCGAGCGCGCTCATATGGATGAAGCGCCGTGCACCGGCTGCGGTGGCTGCCCGGACGACGTTCGCGGTTCCCGCCACGTTTATCTGCCGGAAGGTGGCGGCGCCCCGCTCCCGGATGATGGCGACGAGGTGCACCACCCCTGCGCAGCCGGCTGCCGCGCGCTGGAGCGAGGGGTAGTCGGTGACGTCGCCAGGCGCGAACGCGGGGCCATCCCCTAAGACAAAACGGGCTTTGGCGGGATCGCGCACGAGGCAGCGCACCGCGAAGCCGTTTTGCAGGAGTTCCTGGACCACGGCCCGGCCCACAAGTCCCGTGCCACCGGTTACCAGGATCACGGGTAACCCCCCCCTTTTTAAATAGGCCCGGTTGGGGCCAACACCAGCGGCCGCTGCCGCCTGTTTCCCTCCCGCGCGCCCGTTTCAC
Encoded proteins:
- a CDS encoding NAD(P)H-binding protein, with protein sequence MILVTGGTGLVGRAVVQELLQNGFAVRCLVRDPAKARFVLGDGPAFAPGDVTDYPSLQRAAAGCAGVVHLVAIIRERGAATFRQINVAGTANVVRAATAAGARRFIHMSALGVKPGPAYRYAHSKWEAEEIVRNSSLAWTILRPSVVFGPGFGFFDRMEQSVRFSPPPFVFYPASKTLFQPVAAADVARCVRLALEDPRTIRRTIDLGGPEHLTYREMLDIFLAAKKLRRLKIPVPVCLLRLVVPVMEKLLPDPPVTAVELKQMGCSSVTAPDSVEKEFGFKPAGLREGLAALYNGKRG